A segment of the Bacteriovorax sp. BAL6_X genome:
CTCGATCACAGAACCTAAGTACGTACTTCTTAGAAATCTTTGATGGTTTAACTAATAATGAACTTCTAAAAGATCTTGAAGATGAAGATGCGCCATACGTTGATTCGCAAGCGCTTCCAGTAAATGCATGTCTTAGAGCTCCAGGATCAACGTGTTTTACAGACCTTGATTGCTCGGCATCTAAATTTGTCACTGATAATACAAAGGGTGTCTCAATTGATGATCTCATAACTGCAACAAGTCAGTACGAGCTTTCATACTGGCAAACGCAGCAAGTTTGTTCACAACCTGCACGTGTTGGCGATGATGATTATGACATCAGAAATAATCGTTGTTGTACAGAGATGGGAAATACATTTAAAGTCCCAACTCTTGATATCTTTGGCAGACCTATTTCAAATGATTCTACAATCACAAATAATGATGGTGTTGATTTAACAAGAGTACCAGGAGCAGAAATTGGCGCAAAGACTGCAACACGTTTTTCAGGTAATGTCCTGACTGAATACGAAAGACAAACAGATGGTATCAACACTATGACAATGGCAACTAAGGATGCTGGTATTCCAGAAGCAAGTGCCTACTCTCAGTTTAAGGCCCTATCAACTTATGGAAAGAAAATGTGTTGTAGTGAAAACTGGGTTCGAAGCTTTAACAAAGAAGTAAATGGTGGTGGACATGAGTGGGGCCCAAATAAAATGCAAGATCATGGACAAGACTCTCTTGAAGACTTTAAATGTTATAATTATGCTGATCAATCTAAGCAAGACTGTAGTGCTACCCAAGCGCAAAACACATCAAGTTGTTCACTAGTAGATATCCCAGATACAATTGCTCAAGATATCACGAAATGGCTTGGATATTTTGAATTAACAGGTATCCCTAATATCGTTATCAAAGATCATATCTCGGGTGTTGTCGATATGGGTGATAATAAATGTAATAAGCCAATTTATCGTGATGACACAGCAACACCAGAGTATGGTGTAGACGGTTATATGATTGCGGACACTATCGACTATGAACCATTATCAAAAGCAAACGAATTCAAGCCAGTATTTGAAAGTGATGAGTTTGCTTGTTGTATGCCAGCAGGAACTCAAATGCAGGCCGGTGATGATGCGAACCTTTGTTGTACAGGCTATATCAATCCGCAAAACAATAAGTGTCAGTTAAAGAACTATGCCAACGTATCCGCATATACGAATCGTTATGTATCAAGTGAACTTCAAAATCTTCCAGACTCAGACTTTGAACCAATGACTGGTCATATGAAAGATCGTGAAAAACTTGCAATCGTAGCATGTCAACAAAGTATGTGTGCTGATGGTTATGTAGGATTTGGTCTGGCCCATGGCCAATACGGACTTCCAGAGGAGACACTTGCTGATGCGGATGCTGCTGGTGTTGGGAATGTTAAGCGATTTATGCAGAATACTGATAAAGATAATGAATTAGGTCGCGTGGATTACTTTCTAGAAGGCCTAAAGTGGAACGCTCACGTTTACTGTCTTCCGGCCAATGTTGCAAGTGAACTTCAAGGTTCAACACCGGCCGTTCAAGTTCTTAACTGTAATTAATTTTAATATCATCAATAATTTTAGCGAGGAGTGCTTTGGCCACTCCTCTATTATCCTTTGCGATAGAAGGATGAATCTTCATACAAAGACTTAGTCTACCATTAAATTCCATCGCTACAACTCCTATAGGAAAGTTCTTAGATCCAGGAGTCGTGGCAAACCAAACTTCGTCTTTTCCAAGTGACTTATAACTTTCATCTTCAACATTCCAAGCACCGATATTTGAAAAGGTCCCAATCCAAAAATTCTTTGTTGCAGAATTTCTAGAAAGTTTGGCCATATAATTTCTACCAAATAAAACTCCGATGTGGTGAACCCACCAGAGGCCAATGTGATTGAGAGTCTTAACTTTTTCAGAAAAGCTATTTCTTATCTCTTTATAATTAGAATTTACATTTAGGCGTAATTGAACAAAAGAAGTATGATTCTCGTAAGGATTATATTTATTTACAATCCCTCGAATATTAATCGGTAGAAGCCACGAGTAGCGCTCATTTTGACATTCAGCTTTGATGAGTGAAAAAACATGGAGATTAATAAGTTCTAAGAGGACAACATTTTGAGAGAGTTTATTTTTCTTAAGAAAGTCGTTAAAGGCCTTTGTCACATCATGACTGAGCACCCCTACCTCAAACTCATAATTATCCTTGGGCCTAATGTCATGATGTTCTTTCCACTGCGGAGTTTTTTCAGGAGAAATATCGGTTGCTTTTAACGCTAGTTTCACGTGTTGCCAAAATGATATCTTCTTCTTGTAATTAGAATAAACCGGCCCTCTTTTGGCCCCTAACTGAGTAAGATAATATGGTATAGAAGCACTTCCATCCATCAAAGAGTGCGAGTACTCGAAATACTCAGGTGACAAGAGACTCCCCTCATGCCACTTTGCTCGGCCAATAACACATTGATCGTTTTCTCCCCTTTCTTTTAATAATTCATACCAAACACCGACCCAGTCTCGGCCAAAGTAGCGTTTTGATAAGATATTAAAGGGCCAGATCACAGAAGACTTCCTTCAAAACGAAATGACCTTTTAGGCCACAGTCCTTGATTCTCGTCGCTGTGAATTTCAAACATATGTCCAGTATTCTCAACGACTACCCCGTCAATTAATGGTGAAAACGCAATTGCATCCTGACCTGTATAGAGATTACAAATATGATATTGATTTAAAATTTTAGAATCTTTCAAGTATTTAATGATAGCTGAAATAATATCTTTTCTCGTATCATTACTCATTTGTGATTCAAAACAAAGATATTGTATTTCTAATGTTTTTAAAATTCCATTATCGACCTTAGGTCTTCCCATCATTTCAACTATATTAGTTAAAAACTTCTTAGCGATTTTTAAATTATATAATTTATAAGAGCGTCCAAGATCACGATTTGAAATCATAAAGATTGATAAAAGCTCGTTACCATCAAAAACACCATAATAAGAACTACCTTCAACATCATCTATCTCTTCCATCAAATCTAAATTATGGGCCTCTTGGCCATAGAATTTTAAAAAGTCAGAATATGAAATCTCTTTAACATTATAAAATGTTGGATTAAAAACAGCAGGGATTACAATGGAGTAAACATGATAATTATTAATATAACGATAATTATAACCACGGCCACCTTTTGTTAAAGAAGCAATGGCCTTTTCATTATCTGAGAGAATAGCTGTGTAGGCCATCTCACAACGTAGATCATCTGAGAGCTTAGGCAAAGCAGAGATAACATCGGCAAAACACTTCCTCCATTGGACTTTTGCGCGACGTCCACCTTGAGGTGAAACTCTTAGGTCACAAAAGTAGGCCACTGGACGATAAATACCATCAACATAGCGTAGGTGTCGTACAATTGTTCCGACTCCACAAATACTTAAATTTTCATTTAGAAATAAGAAAGTCCAAAAGTGATTGCCTCTTCTTTCATAAAACCTGAAAAAGTCATCGCCGCGATCAAAAGACAATGCCTCATCTCCAGTTTCCATATGAATATCTTTATAGAAATTTAAGATCCCTTCGTTATCTTCTCTAGTTGCCAGCCTTATATGTGAGTAAGGGGCAACGACCTCTTCCAAGGTCAACATACAAACGCTCCTTGCTAGCGAGACTAGCTATAAGATTTAACTTTTTTGATTGAGCGGGCCTTTAGTAGTCTCTTTAAAAGGAACATGACAATGCGTCCAAATGAAAGGTGTACATTCATCATAGTTCCATACTCAATCACTTCATCATCAGGCTCACTCATACCAGGTAGCATTTTAGTGTAACCTTTATAAAGTCTAAACGGACGTATTGTATTATAAATCTCTCCAAGCTTTGGCTTGGCACTTGAGTATGCGTAAATATAAAAATTGCGTCCCATACGAGATGCTTCAATATACATCATTAACCAGAAGTAAACTCCTAGCATACGACAACGTTGATAACGTGACATCCAAAGCGCCGTTGCTTCAAATAAATCATTTTCAAAATCCGGCACGTCTTTTTGTAATTTTGCTAAGGCCTCGTCAGGTAAGCTTTTAACAACACGAGAATCACTTCCCAGCGCGAAAGTAAAACCACCACACATTAGCCCGTGTTTATTAAACAAAGCAAATGTCTTATTTCTAGCAAGAAAATCTAAAGGAAATTTAACACCTATTCTTTGGTATGCGAGTTGCTGAAACTCTTGTAACTCATCAAGCTCATTTATGCACCTAAGCTCCGAGCGATAAACACGCTTAACACGACGCCCCGTTCCAACAATAACACCTGGCAATACAGCTAATTGTCTAATCATTACTCTCTCCTGTTAGAGTTTTTGATGGGGACATCTTAGAAATAAGCTTAAGCATCAGTAAAATCACAAAAGATTATTAAAATTTCCCCAAGTTCATCCTGCAAACTAATAATACCTATAAATTTGCACCCTTAGAAAGGGCCTGGTGAAATCTTATTCAATTTCTAACAACAGTTTTTAGAAATTCCGTCAAAAGAATAATATTTACAACAATTATTAGTGTCATTGTGCCACCTTGCGAATATGTCCACTCTTGAATAATTTCAGTATTTAACGCTATACGACATGACTTGCATCTACACCATTGTTAGATTTCCCAATTCACAAAAGGAGCAAAATGAAGACGATAATGTCCCTACTACTATTAAGTTTCATGGCCGTCTCTAGCTATGGAGCACAAATTAATAAATCAGCATTTTCTGGCAAGAATTTCTGGTATATCGATCAAATCGATCGAGTTGAGATTATTACTGACCTATATAAGCAGACAAAAGCTGAATACGCCTTATGGGAAGTAAAGAAGAAGCGCATCGGTGTAGATGGTGATAAGATATTCAATGAAGCAATTGAAGCCGAAAAGGCCATCGCTGATGTTGATGATGCTCTTTCACAGTCTAGAAGCAATATGGAATTCTATGACCGTGCAAGAAGACTAATTGCGAACTTTCAAGATACGCACTTTGGACTTAGCACTCATATTGCACCTCCTTGGATTGTATCAGGTTTTAATACAAAGCTAGTTGAAGATAGCGGAAAGGTTATCATCGCATCTAAGTATTCAAAGGTAATTGAGAAGTCAGTAATTGAAACACAAAACTACTACCTTAATAAGATTGAATTAGGTGACGAACTTATTAGTGTTGATGGTGTTAAGGTTAGTGACGCTATTGATGCTCTTATGCCATATATCGATGCTTCAAGCCCAGCGTTTGCAAAATCACGTGCAGCGGCGATGTTAATTGAGCGCTATTTCTTATACCCAACAAAACCATACTTTGACATTGAGTTTAAAAGTGCAAAAACAAAAGAAACTCATAAAGTTCGTCTACCTTTATACTACTCAGGTGACACAAGTATCGTAAGAAAGAAAGATATCTCTTTCTATCTCGATCAAAAAGGCTTCTTAAAACTTAAGGAGCTACGCTTTAAATGGGATAATCAAAGAAGAACTTTCGTAAAAGATACAAGCCTAAAAGTAGAAACTCTCCCAGAAGGTTTACCAAAAGGAGCAATTGAGCTAGAGAATTGGACATCTGCAAATGGTGGAGGAAGTCCAATAGTTCGCTCTGCTCTAATTCTGAAAGAAGCAAAAGCTTACGCTTATATGCAAGTTAACTCTTTTTCTGTATCAACA
Coding sequences within it:
- a CDS encoding S41 family peptidase produces the protein MKTIMSLLLLSFMAVSSYGAQINKSAFSGKNFWYIDQIDRVEIITDLYKQTKAEYALWEVKKKRIGVDGDKIFNEAIEAEKAIADVDDALSQSRSNMEFYDRARRLIANFQDTHFGLSTHIAPPWIVSGFNTKLVEDSGKVIIASKYSKVIEKSVIETQNYYLNKIELGDELISVDGVKVSDAIDALMPYIDASSPAFAKSRAAAMLIERYFLYPTKPYFDIEFKSAKTKETHKVRLPLYYSGDTSIVRKKDISFYLDQKGFLKLKELRFKWDNQRRTFVKDTSLKVETLPEGLPKGAIELENWTSANGGGSPIVRSALILKEAKAYAYMQVNSFSVSTVYFKGEKLSFIEALRKNIKFFKAQNLDLILDIRNNGGGNGSYPAQLLAMLTEQTQAYPNATWASAVTRYMRQLIEYYGVEEIFKDIGGSDWTMQSDAFFEAANEGRTLSRATQNYDITADPLVGGFDGKVVALVSPNCISACDITSILLQGSKRAKLIGTHANGTGAGYRSNDVYNTQFKDRYNVFSTQIPNMLFGYGVQGHQFGDLLGIDSAYELNSENVPVQADIKYVETKEDLTNYMSGWIEKAIEVLNAE